The Chiloscyllium plagiosum isolate BGI_BamShark_2017 chromosome 18, ASM401019v2, whole genome shotgun sequence sequence GCAGGTGAGAGTGAAAGCAGGTAttaaaatgggaagcattcaatttttttttaatttctgggCTAGCGCCACATGAAACAAGTCAATGGCGAAAAAAATTCATTAAACGCCAAAGAAATGTGCAGAGAATCGAAATTTTTCCCATCGTGGAAAAGAATATTTTTGAAGTTGTGTTTCCCCCTtatttatttccctcccctcccccatctacaGAGGAAAAGAGAAAGCGCAGTTGGGTGAATTCAGATTCACAAACAGCAACGCTGTGAAAGAAAAGCAAAGCGAATTTTGCAGGTCATTTGAATTTAACGTTTGTTGTCTTTGTTTGACAGAACACTACAGACACCATTGGTTCCCCCACATGCCTTGCAAAGGGTCAGGATACCGATGCATTAGGATCAACCACAAAATGGATCCTCTGATAGCAAGGGCGTCCAACATCATCGGACTCAGCAGCCAACAACTTTTTCAACTTTTGCCAAGTGAATTGACTCTGTGGGTCGACCCGTTCGAGGTGTCCTACCGAATAGGTGAAGATGGATCAATTTGCGTTCTTTACGAAAACGTTCCCAGCAGCGGTATCTCCCCCTTGGATAGTATGATAAGTTGCAAGGATGAATTTAGAATTGGCAGATCAAGTCCCTCTAAGAGTTACATGATGACTGTTTCGAGTTAATAATTCATTTACACATACAACTGTTATTGTACAATATGCAGGCCCCTTTGATAATGTAGTGAAATGTTAATCCCTAGTTAACTTTTAGTAGTGCGACTGCCAAAACCTTTGTTTGATGTGGCCAGTGGCTATATGCAAAACTGTTTTTGCACCACATTAAATTCCTGGATTGTATATTGTAAAAACATGTACAGTCAGTGGATAATTGTGTTTTACAGATTTATATTTTAAGAATAAGCCATGGCTGTTTGTAATAAAACATCAAAATGAATCCATATGATGTGTTCAGGATGTCTTTTAATGACTATGAACTGATTTTGTAAAACATCCACACAGTCTTTGAATTGGTactgaaagacttttttttaaactggtcaTCATAAATGTGACCTCTGAGTTTAGAGGAAATATATGTTGACCACTGAGCAATTGTACGGTACAGTTTACTGAATTTGACGttccttttgtttctcatttaggTATGTTACAGGAACAGTACTGTACATTTTTTTCCTAAATAATAAAAGTACTTTGTTCCACCTAATgtcccatttttaaaaagtgttttttttcaaactatAGAATAGTGAAACCATAAAAATATCAATTATGATAATCTAATATTAGCTGCAAGTAAAAAGTGTCAAATCACATTGTTAGTTTTTCTGTTTGATAATCACATGTATCACAAAATAGATGAATTACAACAGTAGAATCAAGAAGACACAAAAGCAATGGACAGCAATGGATGCATTCAAGATAGTAAGGGAGAAAAATATTTCCTTCACTTTATTCTGATGTACAAGGTAATGGAGGAAAGGTTAAGTTTATGTTTTTGATAGAAACTTCGCAGCAGATTTTTTTTGCTGACGGGATTCATTTGATAAATATTTATACATCTATTTACACAAGTCTTGAATTACATGCTAAATTTTACTTCGGTTCATTTCTTTTCCATCTcatggagtcagagatgtacagtatggaaacagaccctttggtccaactcgtccatgtcgaccagatatcctaacctaatctagtcccatttgtcagcacttggcccataaccttctaaacctttcctaatatacccatccagatgccttttaaatgctgtaattgtaatagcctccaccgcttcctctgacagctcattccaaacatgcatcactctctacgtgaaaaagttgccccttaggtcccttatatatccttctgctctcaccctacacctatgccttctagttcgggactcccccaccccagggaaaagaccttgtaaaTTTATCctatcccatgcccctcataattttataaacctctgtaaagtgaacactcagcctccaatgctccagggaatacagccccagcctattcagactctccctatagctcaaaccctccaagcctagcaacatccttgtgaatcttttctgaaccttttcaagtttcacaacatccttccgttaggaggacaaccagaattgcacataatatttcaaaagCGCCTAAACAattttctgtacagctgcagcatgacctctcaacatatgctcaatgctctgaccaataaaggaaagcataccaaacaccttcactatcctatctacctgtgactctactttcaagcaacAATGAACatacacaccaaggtctctttgttcagcaacactccctaggaccttaccattaaatgtataagtcctgctctgatttacttttccaaagtgcagcacctcgcattcatccaaattaaactccatctgccactcagcccattggcccatcaggtcaagatcccattgtaatctgaggtaaccttctctgcTGTTCAGTattaattttggtgtcttctgtaaatTAACTAACtgtacttcctatgttcatatcctaatcacttatataaataacgaaaagtagtggacccaattgctccttgtggcacatcacagttcacaggccaccagtctgaagaacaatcctccaccaacaccctttgtcttctacctttgagccagtactgtatccaaattactagttctccctgtattccattagatctaaccttgctaaccagtctcccatgaggaaccttgtcgaacaccttatagATCGTCCAtataagtccatatagatcatgtccactgctctgccctcatcagtcttctttgagtattttgaagaagtaacaatcaagttcgtgagatatgatttcccatgcacaaagccatgcctactatccctcatcagtccttgcctttccaaatgcatgtaaatcctgtccctcagaattccctccaacagctggtccaccaccaatgtcaggctctctggtctatagtttcctggcttttccttaccacctttcttaaatagtggcaacacgttagctaacctacagtcttctggcacctcacctgtgactgtcaatgatacaaatatctcagcaaggggcccagcaatcacttccctagcttcccacagagttctaggctacacctgatcaaattctggggatttatctactttcaatACATCTACCACATCCTCCTCtgaaaaatgaaaattttcaagatatcaccatctatttccccacattctatatcttcccatCTCAATGTACAACTAAAGGTTAGTTTCTTCcaggtgccattttgaatatgAACTCTGCCCATAATATGTGAATGTTCATAAACTTACACAGTATACTTCATTTTAGTTTGTTAATAAGTGTAACAAAAATACCTCAGAGGATAATGTGCAGACTGATTGCTCATATTATTTGAGTTGGCTTATTTctaaatatatattttctttaGTTTTCTCCCTTTGAAAAGGAGCATATAGTATTTACAGATGAAGGTTATTCAACTCATCTCAGTTCATCATCGTTAGGAATAGGTTTTgcacattcagcctctcaagtcctTCCATCTTTTCAACTAAACTGTAGCTAAGTGATAATTAATTCATTTTATCATCCTTGCTTCAATAATTCTTAACACCCTTattcaacaaaaatctatcaatctcaattTTGAACTGTGCATCCAGAGAAActctaaaacaaagaactgccgaTGTTGGAGACctgaaagcaaaacagaaattgctggagaaactcaagtctggcagcatcttagattagattacttatatgtgggaaggaagcagagtttacattttgagttcagtgacttaTCATTAGGACTAGAAATTTGACAGATTATTCACTTAATCCAATTTGTTAAATTAATCAACAGCTTTTGCCTTTGACCACATTATCGACTCCATATACATAGCACTGTGTGAAGAAGAACTGCCTGATAATTGCCAAATATACTTTTAAGAGTCAGTGTTTTtatagcatggaaagaggcccctTCAGCTAGTGTTTGCACCGACCTCAAGCATTCATCTATTCGAAtacaattttccagcaattgaccaGTAGCCTTGTATGTTGTGGTTGTTCAAGCGTTCATCTAAATAGGTATGAGATGTCTTGAGAGAttcacctctaccacccttttaggcagtgagttccagagatCCACAATCCTCTGGGGTTTCTCCCAGTCTATTACCCTCAAGACTTTTTCAACTCCAATCCATCTTCATCCACCCCATGCACATACAGCCTTCTCTAGTCTAAAGGAAACATCCACAACTGATttggtctctcttcatagctgaatcactccagctcaggcaacatcccagtgaatttcttctgcactctctagtgcaatcacatcttctattgtgtggcgaccagaattgcaggcagtaCTCTAGCTGTTGCCTAACTGATTAATAAATGCATgaatcccatatgccttctgaagCACCTTATCAATATATTTTGCTgtcttcaaagatctatgtacatatgGTCCCCATGAGCCTCTATATCCTTGGGTCCTACCATTCGGTATGTACTGCCTTGCCTTGATAGTCCTCTGAAAATGCATCACCtaattttcaggattaaattccattttcagcTCATCTGACCAGCCTGTCCTATCATCGTGTAGTTTAAAGCTTTACTTGCTGTTAATCAcaacaccaattttcatgtcatctacaaactaacTGATGATCATATTTCCTATGCTCATATCTAGATTATTGGTATGTACAAAAAAATAGCAAGGGACTCAGCACTGAATCCTGTGGTAAGCCACTGGACATCAGCTTCTAGTCACAAAATTTCTGTCATCagcctctgtttcctgccactaaGAAAATTTTGGGAATCCAATCTTCCAAATCGCTACAAATCCCATGGGTTCTGAGGAACCACTCTGTGATGTGAGACTTTGTCAAAAACTCTACTTAAATTTTATTACTATCTTGATTGTTCTTCTGCATTGGCTGCATATACTAAGTGACCTATCTGTGCAGACACCAAATTCTCTTTCCATCTCACTATCTCAGACCCATACATGAAGCGCGTATTATGTACTTTTACAATGTCTCactttttttgcattaaattttatctgcAACTTCTCTGCACATTATATATTCAGCTCACTGAAATTTCTAATGCTTCTACCTTTTCCTAAATGTGCATTGCATTTGCATTGAATTCCTGAATCAAAGCCATAGATATGAATTATAGAGACCATTGACCTGAAAACGGCCCCTAATTGGGTCAGCTGCTGAGCATTTATTCCCACAATTTCTTTCATCTTCCAAAATATTTTCAGCTTGATTAATACCTTTCATGTGGAACTTTTGAATATCTGTATTAACAGTTCAAATTAACATATACTGATAATTGTTTGCCGTGTAAACATGCTTAAGGTGCAAGCCTGGATAATGATGCAAACGATCTCTATAGCCACTGTACTTCCAGTTGCTGGATAATGAGCAAGAGAACAAAGCCTGGCTCCTTTTTTCAGCTTTCTTATGAAGCAGATGGGTGTACTTTTTGCAATAAGAGCACGTTTTGCTGATTTTTGTCGAAGTCGAATTCCAGGGTTTTATAGAGTCAGTCCTATTGACaatttggaggtgttggtgttggtaaagcattggaaaagtttataagagataggatttataatcatctggaaaagaatgatttgattatggatagtcagcatgattttgtgaaggataggtcgtgcctcacaaaccttattgagttctttgagaaggtgaccaaacaggtagatgagagtaaaccggttgatgtggtgtatatggatttcagcaaggcgttcaataagattcccaacagtaggctattgtacaaaatgcggaggaataggatcgtgggagatatagcagtttggatcagtaattggcttgctgaaagaagacaggtggtggtggttgatgggaaatgttcatcctggagtccagttaccagtggtgtaccgcaagNNNNNNNNNNNNNNNNNNNNNNNNNNNNNNNtgaggtgattcactttggtcagagtaactggaatgcaaagtactgggctaatggtaagattcttggtagtgtaaataaGCTGAGAggtctcagtgtccaggtacacagatccttgaaagttgccgcccagtttgacagggttgttaagaaggcatatagtgttttagcttttattaatagaaggatcGCGTTCCGGAAccacgaggttatgctacagctgtataaaactctagtgcggccgcacttgggagtattctgtgcagttctggtcatcgcattataagaaggatgtggaagctttggaaagggtgcagaggagatttactaggatgttgcctggtatggagggaaggtcttacgaggaaaggctgagggacttgaggctgttttcgatagagagaagaaggttgagaggtgacttaatagagacatataagataatcagtgggttagatagggtggacagggagagcctttttccaagaatggtgacggtgaacatgagggagcatagctttaaattgaggggtgatagatataggacagatgtcagaggtagtttctttactcagagatagtttctttactcagagagtagtaagggtatgaacgctttgcctgcaactgtagtagattcgccaactttaagtacatttaagtcatcattggacaagcatatggacgtacatggaatagtgtaggttagatgggcttcagattggtatgacaggtcggcgcaatatcaagggccgaagggcctgtactgcactgtaatgttctatgttggactgaggtgtacaaatcacacaacaccaggttatagtccaacaggtttaattggaagctctagctttcggagcgctactccttcatcaggtggttgtggggtacataattgtaagacacagaatttatagtaaaagtttacagtgtgatgtaactgaaattataccttgaaaaatacctcgattgtttgttaagtctctcatctgttaaaatgaccatgatagtttcacttctttcatatgtaaatcacaaaacttgttttagaagttacattctcaggttaactgtaacaattggtgtcagcttagataagatgttaagatgttgaaggtgttgaagGAAAATAACAAAAGTCATGAGCCTGAAATAGGCCATAACCAATGTCTAACATGATTTGTATCTCCGCATAGACAAAGACtaaaaaaagtaacaactttGTGAAAAGATGAAAATGAGCTATGTGAGCATTCTACGAACAAAACATgcccttttgaaaatctaaattaaCATACAAATTTGGTCCTAATTATTgattttcataattttgaacttgCCTAGAAGTGCTAAAACTAGCAACTTCAGGTTTACCACTTAAGTACAGACGAAAGACAATATTAATTGATTGGAATATGTGAACTGCACTAAAATATACTGGCTGATACATGGTGACATGTTTCAGGATGATTCAGGGACTAAGTAAGAGCGCACACAAATTCATATGTGACCCATTAGGTTCAAAGGTGGAGGTATGCCCTTTACCTGCAGGGAAGAAGTCAATTTCACTTTTCCCTTCCTCACATCAGCAGCAAGTTCAGTTCTACTGTCTCTCATTATTCTTGCAGGCCAAGGACAACCCTCTGCAAGATTTCTCTTGATGACAACTGTTCAGTGTCCATTCCATGAAGTCCTCAGAGAAATTATGAAATAGATGCTTATAATCCTATTAAGTATCCTAGGATGTCACCCAATGAGAAATCCTCTTCAAACCTCCAGTGGCAAGACAACCATAAAAGGTCATGGGCCTTTAAATAGCAATCAAAATTACATGAAATAATTTGTTTACTCCCAGGTAGCTGGTTGCCTTTTGGAGAGGACGTATTTTGTGGGATGTAGTCATTgttggcaaggctagcatttatcgGCCGTCATTAATTCGACCAACCACTATCCACTAATATGCTGTGTACTTATTGAATGCTAGCAGTAAGTTAAGTGGCAATCAAAACCTTGAATTCTCTGGGCAACTGTTTCCAGTGCAAGCTTTAGTTGCATAccaacatacaaattaggagaagGAGTAGACCATGTGGCCCCCACAAGCCTACTCCTCCATTCAGTGGagtcatggctcatctgattactccacattcctgcctacccctgATAAACTTCCACCCTTTGCTTTTCAAGtacttatctatctctgccttaacaaTATTTAAAGACACTTTTCCAAAATATTCTGAGGATTTGAATTCCAGAGACTCATGACCTTCTGTGGGGAAAGAAAATGCTGCTGTTGCCATTATACTGAAACCACTCTTCTCAAAGTCATAGATTGTATCCTTTGTGACTGTGACAAAGATAAACTATCCCATTTCGACTTGTCTGTTACATTTGATCTGGTTGACATGTTGTTCTCCAATGCCACTTACCTATTGTCCAGCTGTCCACTTAACTGGTTCTATTCTTATCTATCTAAATGTAGCCAGAGTATGACGTACAAAAAAAATCCACCTTTGGTCCCCCACTGTTATTTCTGATTTGGTCCAGTAACCTATCCTTGCATGCATCCTACTTCTCTTCCACCTAACTCCTTGCATTATTCAAAAATTACAGTTAGTTTTCACATATGCACTTGTGATATCCAGATCTACCTTACCACCACCTGACTTGGCTCCTCTATTGCTGAATTATTACTTCTTTTGGCATAAGTCCCATGTTGCATCAGCAGAATTTTCCTTCAATTAAATACTGGGAAGACTAAAGCCAATACTTTTCGTTCTGTCTGAAAACTCCATACCCCACCCCCAAATGCACATaaccatagaatggttacagcacaggaagcaATTTGGCCTGACATGTTTATGCCAGCTttatcaaatcttctctgaactttcTCTAATGACAACAAATCAAGCTCTCCAATCTACGTAACTGAAACCTTGCATCTTTGGAGCTATCCTCATCAGATTTTCTTTATTTCCTCTAATGCCTTAACAATTCCAAGACAGTACTGGCTAGTGACCTGCATTCTTTCTTCCATTAATTTTAGGGCATCCATAATTTTGCAGTGCTCAGACTTGCATCTATCATCTATTATGCCCATAATTACTGATTGCCTgctggttcagtaatgtctcAACTTTAAAATTCCCATCTGTTTTCAAAACTCTCCAGTTCCTTCTTAACTCTGTAATCTTCTCCAAACAAATAATCCTCTGAGATAGCTGTGCTTATCTCATTCTGGTCATTTGAATCTTCTCCATTTTTATTGCTCTATCAGTGGTGCTTATGTCTTTAGATAagaacattatttttaaacatttctgtctgtcttttcaaCTTTAAGACATTAGTCAACTTCTTTGACCAAGTTAATGGTAAGTTCTTCTAATATTGCCTTACCTTACTTGGTTCAAAGCTTGCTTTTAATGTTCATATAAAGCATCTTTTATTGTGTGAAAGACACTTGATAAAGACAAATTGTTGCCATAAATTTGTTTTTCAACAAGACCCTAACTTGGCCACTTCAGAGGTTTTTTAGCACCTACAATATTGTTGGAAATGTCCCCATCGACATGATAATGACTATATATATTATGACAACACGTATGTGACTTTATGGACAAAAATGATGAGAAAAATAAATGTGAATTTGAGAAATTATGTCTGGACTAGTAATGGAATAGTACAGCACCAAATTCCCCATCTCATTGCTGCTGCAGTGGAAATTCTAATAGAATCCATGTGAAGAGATTTCCCTATTTGGCAATTAGGGGCATCTTCTCCAGTGGACAACTGTGCAGCATGATTAGCAAAAGACAACAGCCAGAAAGACCGCTATCCAGATTTTTTGCAGATTTTGGGATTAGATAATAGATAATGGCAAACTTTAAGACTACAGAGTGGTATATTCTGGTGCATTCCACAAAGTAATAATAGTCCATATGTTCTGTTGCTGACACACATCAAGCATTACTATTAATTCTCATGTGGATAGATTACAATTGGACACACATTCAAGTTGTGACTTATATTTTGAACACTTGGTAAACTGGCACCCTGAAAGAACTTCCAAATCAATTTGTAAGGAATCAAGCTGCACAATTATAATCAGTTACTGATATATGGTATAGACAGACAATGAGGGGGCACATGGTTTATCACCAATGATACCTCTAAGTGGGAAAATATGGCCATGCTGTATTTGTGAAGTCAAAACTAATGGTCATAATGACCTGTTTTTCTGTCATTTGTTTGATACATGTGTGAATGGCACTTGGCTGACATTGCAGATAATTCCATT is a genomic window containing:
- the si:dkey-42i9.4 gene encoding protein BTG1; the protein is MSPGVELIKMKTEITTAVGFITRLLRTTGLISDEQLQHFSESLEKSLAEHYRHHWFPHMPCKGSGYRCIRINHKMDPLIARASNIIGLSSQQLFQLLPSELTLWVDPFEVSYRIGEDGSICVLYENVPSSGISPLDSMISCKDEFRIGRSSPSKSYMMTVSS